The following is a genomic window from Parus major isolate Abel unplaced genomic scaffold, Parus_major1.1 Scaffold665, whole genome shotgun sequence.
NNNNNNNNNNNNNNNNNNNNNNNNNNNNNNNNNNNNNNNNNNNNNNNNNNNNNNNNNNNNNNNNNNNNNNNNNNNNNNNNNNNNNNNNNNNNNNNNNNNNNNNNNNNNNNNNNNNNNNNNNNNNNNNNNNNNNNNNNNNNNNNNNNNNNNNNNNNNNNNNNNNNNNNNNNNNNNNNNNNNNNNNNNNNNNNNNNNNNNNNNNNNNNNNNNNNNNNNNNNNNNNNNNNNNNNNNNNNNNNNNNNNNNNNNNNNNNNNNNNNNNNNNNNNNNNNNNNNNNNNNNNNNNNNNNNNNNNNNNNNNNNNNNNNNNNNNNNNNNNNNNNNNNNNNNNNNNNNNNNNNNNNNNNNNNNNNNNNNNNNNNNNNNNNNNNNNNNNNNNNNNNNNNNNNNNNNNNNNNNNNNNNNNNNNNNNNNNNNNNNNNNNNNNNNNNNNNNNNNNNNNNNNNNNNNNNNNNNNNNNNNNNNNNNNNNNNNNNNNNNNNNNNNNNNNNNNNNNNNNNNNNNNNNNNNNNNNNNNNNNNNNNNNNNNNNNNNNNNNNNNNNNNNNNNNNNNNNNNNNNNNNNNNNNNNNNNNNNNNNNNNNNNNNNNNNNNNNNNNNNNNNNNNNNNNNNNNNNNNNNNNNNNNNNNNNNNNNNNNNNNNNNNNNNNNNNNNNNNNNNNNNNNNNNNNNNNNNNNNNNNNNNNNNNNNNNNNNNNNNNNNNNNNNNNNNNNNNNNNNNNNNNNNNNNNNNNNNNNNNNNNNNNNNNNNNNNNNNNNNNNNNNNNNNNNNNNNNNNNNNNNNNNNNNNNNNNNNNNNNNNNGGTCCCAGCTGACCTTGTGGGAGGCTCCCTTGTGCTGGGCCACGCGCTTGGTGCTGCGGCAGCACTGAGTGGCCGAGAGCTCGGCCACGCGCACCTGCCCATCCCGGGCACACATGGCCAGCGTGGAGTCGCCGCTGTTGGGAAGGAATTTGGCCTGGAAAACAcggaaaaacagggaaaaatgtgggaaaaaggGATTGGGAGGCGGtagggggagaaggggaaaaagggtCATTGCaaaggaggtggaggaggaacaggtggggaggggaaagggatGGGGGGAGTGCTGGAATTGTTCTGGGAATCGTCCCAGTTCTCTTGGGAATCATCCCAAACTCTTCCCTGGGAATCATCACAAATTCTTCCAGGAATCCTCCCAAAATCTCCCCTGGGAATCATCCCAAATTCTCCCAGGAATCATCCCAAATTCTTCCAGGAATCCTCCCAAATTCTTCCAGGAATCCTCCCAAAATCTCTCAGGAATCATCCCAAATTCTTCCAGTAATCCTCTCAAATTCTTCCAGGAATCCTCCCAAAATCTCTCAGAAATCATCCCAAATTCTTCCAGTAATCGTCTCAAATTCTTCCAAGAATCCTCCCAAAATCTCCCCTGGGAATCAACCCAAATTCTTCCAGGAATCCTCTCAAATTCTTCCAGGAAACCTCCCAAAATCTCCCAGGAATCATCCCAAATTCTTAGAGGAATCATCCCAAAATCAACCAGGAATCATCNNNNNNNNNNNNNNNNNNNNNNNNNNNNNNNNNNNNNNNNNNNNNNNNNNNNNNNNNNNNNNNNNNNNNNNNNNNNNNNNNNNNNNNNNNNNNNNNNNNNNNNNNNNNNNNNNNNNNNNNNNNNNNNNNNNNNNNNNNNNNNNNNNNNNNNNNNNNNNNNNNNNNNNNNNNNNNNNNNNNNNNNNNNNNNNNNNNNNNNNNNNNNNNNNNNNNNNNNNNNNNNNNNNNNNNNNNNNNNNNNNNNNNNNNNNNNNNNNNNNNNNNNNNNNNNNNNNNNNNNNNNNNNNNNNNNNNNNNNNNNNNNNNNNNNNNNNNNNNNNNNNNNNNNNNNNNNNNNNNNNNNNNNNNNNNNNNNNNNNNNNNNNNNNNNNNNNNNNNNNNNNNNNNNNNNNNNNNNNNNNNNNNNNNNNNNNNNNNNNNNNNNNNNNNNNNNNNNNNNNNNNNNNNNNNNNNNNNNNNNNNNNNNNNNNNNNNNNNNNNNNNNNNNNNNNNNNNNNNNNNNNNNNNNNNNNNNNNNNNNNNNNNNNNNNNNNNNNNNNNNNNNNNNNNNNNNNNNNNNNNNNNNNNNNNNNNNNNNNNNNNNNNNNNNNNNNNNNNNNNNNNNNNNNNNNNNNNNNNNNNNNNNNNNNNNNNNNNNNNNNNNNNNNNNNNNNNNNNNNNNNNNNNNNNNNNNNNNNNNNNNNNNNNNNNNNNNNNNNNNNNNNNNNNNNNNNNNNNNNNNNNNNNNNNNNNNNNNNNNNNNNNNNNNNNNNNNNNNNNNNNNNNNNNNNNNNNNNNNNNNNNNNNNNNNNNNNNNNNNNNNNNNNNNNNNNNNNNNNNNNNNNNNNNNNNNNNNNNNNNNNNNNNNNNNNNNNNNNNNNNNNNNNNNNNNNNNNNNNNNNNNNNNNNNNNNNNNNNNNNNNNNNNNNNNNNNNNNNNNNNNNNNNNNNNNNNNNNNNNNNNNNNNNNNNNNNNNNNNNNNNNNNNNNNNNNNNNNNNNNNNNNNNNNNNNNNNNNNNNNNNNNNNNNNNNNNNNNNNNNNNNNNNNNNNNNNNNNNNNNNNNNNNNNNNNNNNNNNNNNNNNNNNNNNNNNNNNNNNNNNNNNNNNNNNNNNNNNNNNNNNNNNNNNNNNNNNNNNNNNNNNNNNNNNNNNNNNNNNNNNNNNNNNNNNNNNNNNNNNNNNNNNNNNNNNNNNNNNNNNNNNNNNNNNNNNNNNNNNNNNNNNNNNNNNNNNNNNNNNNNNNNNNNNNNNNNNNNNNNNNNNNNNNNNNNNNNNNNNNNNNNNNNNNNNNNNNNNNNNNNNNNNNNNNNNNNNNNNNNNNNNNNNNNNNNNNNNNNNNNNNNNNNNNNNNNNNNNNNNNNNNNNNNNNNNNNNNNNNNNNNNNNNNNNNNNNNNNNNNNNNNNNNNNNNNNNNNNNNNNNNNNNNNNNNNNNNNNNNNNNNNNNNNNNNNNNNNNNNNNNNNNNNNNNNNNNNNNNNNNNNNNNNNNNNNNNNNNNNNNNNNNNNNNNNNNNNNNNNNNNNNNNNNNNNNNNNNNNNNNNNNNNNNNNNNNNNNNNNNNNNNNNNNNNNNNNNNNNNNNNNNNNNNNNNNNNNNNNNNNNNNNNNNNNNNNNNNNNNNNNNNNNNNNNNNNNNNNNNNNNNNNNNNNNNNNNNNNNNNNNNNNNNNNNNNNNNNNNNNNNNNNNNNNNNNNNNNNNNNNNNNNNNNNNNNNNNNNNNNNNNNNNNNNNNNNNNNNNNNNNNNNNNNNNNNNNNNNNNNNNNNNNNNNNNNNNNNNNNNNNNNNNNNNNNNNNNNNNNNNNNNNNNNNNNNNNNNNNNNNNNNNNNNNNNNNNNNNNNNNNNNNNNNNNNNNNNNNNNNNNNNNNNNNNNNNNNNNNNNNNNNNNNNNNNNNNNNNNNNNNNNNNNNNNNNNNNNNNNNNNNNNNNNNNNNNNNNNNNNNNNNNNNNNNNNNNNNNNNNNNNNNNNNNNNNNNNNNNNNNNNNNNNNNNNNNNNNNNNNNNNNNNNNNNNNNNNNNNNNNNNNNNNNNNNNNNNNNNNNNNNNNNNNNNNNNNNNNNNNNNNNNNNNNNNNNNNNNNNNNNNNNNNNNNNNNNNNNNNNNNNNNNNNNNNNNNNNNNNNNNNNNNNNNNNNNNNNNNNNNNNNNNNNNNNNNNNNNNNNNNNNNNNNNNNNNNNNNNNNNNNNNNNNNNNNNNNNNNNNNNNNNNNNNNNNNNNNNNNNNNNNNNNNNNNNNNNNNNNNNNNNNNNNNNNNNNNNNNNNNNNNNNNNNNNNNNNNNNNNNNNNNNNNNNNNNNNNNNNNNNNNNNNNNNNNNNNNNNNNNNNNNNNNNNNNNNNNNNNNNNNNNNNNNNNNNNNNNNNNNNNNNNNNNNNNNNNNNNNNNNNNNNNNNNNNNNNNNNNNNNNNNNNNNNNNNNNNNNNNNNNNNNNNNNNNNNNNNNNNNNNNNNNNNNNNNNNNNNNNNNNNNNNNNNNNNNNNNNNNNNNNNNNNNNNNNNNNNNNNNNNNNNNNNNNNTCccccctcctgtccctctgggtgtccccagctgtcccctcacCGTTGACGATGTCTGTCCTGCCGTCCATGCTGCCGCCTTTGTCTGACATCGCCGCTTCCCACGGGGATCCCtgcggggacaccgggacagggacatggggacagggacatggggacagggggtCAGGGAtatggggacagggacacggggacatggggacatggggacatggacatggggacagggacatggggacaaaggggacagggggacacagggacagggacatggggacagggacatggggacagggacatggggacagggggacagggatatggggacagggacacggggacatggggacagggacatggggacaaaggggacatggggacatggggacatgaggagagggacatggggacaaaggggacatggggacatggggacatggacatggggacagggacatggggacagggacaccaggaCAGGGACATGAGGagagggacatggggacaaaggggacatggggacatggacatggggacagggacatggggacagggacatggggacagggacaccgggacaggGACATGAGGagagggacatggggacaaaggggacaaggggacacagggacagggggacacagggacagggggacacagggacatggacaCAAAGGGGACAGGGGCACAGGGGGCTGGAGTGGCCACAGCCACCATGggatgtccccatgtccccaacCCACCCCAGCACCGCAGGCGctcccaaaattcccattttccatggaaaaaccACCTGGGAACGCTGCAGGacacccagccccagctcagcatTCCGGGAAAAGCCGATCCCGAGGAACTTGGAACCCCCAGGGATCCAATTTTAAACATTCCCACACAAAATCCCcgttttccatggaaaaaccACCTGGGAACgctgctgagccctggctcAGCATCCCGGGAAAAGCCAATCCCAAG
Proteins encoded in this region:
- the LOC107199410 gene encoding DDB1- and CUL4-associated factor 8-like is translated as MTLFPLLPLPPPNPFFPHFSLFFRVFQAKFLPNSGDSTLAMCARDGQVRVAELSATQCCRSTKRVAQHKGASHKLALEPDSPCTFLSAGEDAVVFTIDLRQDRPAS